Proteins encoded by one window of Nasonia vitripennis strain AsymCx chromosome 5, Nvit_psr_1.1, whole genome shotgun sequence:
- the LOC100678156 gene encoding caskin-1 isoform X3, with protein sequence MSRPSKAVTQAKKVAPPAVPNDFRHSGSSFGSAGYASSEDGSCFLPGGLQPHGSGGGVVNSMNLTGGGHGLGAPGSCGPNGGGGGGGGGDDGPYGMPAGKSPGPIFSHPGFSFPAMVGKYAQHAEDQGIDMTQSPGRDSPGSSGSGSGSRHSTASLDSGRASGYHLGPRSAGALTSSPRCSISSLGSHPDRPTDLDLVHAWLAELQFDEYFPLFASAGYDLATITRMTPEDLTAIGIKKPNHRKRLKAEIDNLNVGDGLPEHVPGSLEEWLRLLRLEEYLGALHQQGMRSVEDVTTLTWEDLEDIGIVRLGHQKKLLLAIKRVKDIRAGKRIQPLDLARLPPHPGHTQEVVIQRGGPDLPSPDEDCSSPILRSFQRPSDSHNTSSLSSNGNGNSNGNGTGNGTGIGTGNGSSASSCASNNSTSWRSMYAALPQSCLEYGTLSRAPSLIVGGSSVGHSRGKSLESLEDVPLGYPPSPAPQSHHPQILDWRPRSYDDGDLTPTNDHAILIENIGGGTLPRPRHCLVRPRPVAKIQATHQGSYKSLPRDFDNKYQLTYGHDSSPNLMKRRPPSPPRRQSSRDLSSGSPITGGNSGNNGADVVIDCSGPVPTSTCDDHHQQRLLHHQHQQHGQFHHLQHLTTRSSSPATQCQASQTPVGSSTPAQLSRPPSSMSRSWGSVSANVAEEHELMATLASQHRNGSDASFKSSSSTESDSLPFANENAGTIKQRAARAAQEYANSPSHIISQQHHHSSSVSTVSVSSEPADVLSDIGNMLTNLTNELDAMLEEEKRQGLNP encoded by the exons ATGAGTCGGCCGTCGAAAGCAGTGACCCAGGCTAAGAAGGTAGCGCCGCCCGCGGTGCCCAATGACTTTCGCCACTCGGGCTCGTCCTTCGGCTCTGCCGGCTACGCGAGCAGCGAGGACGGCAGCTGCTTCCTGCCCGGTGGACTGCAGCCGCACGGTTCTGGCGGCGGCGTCGTCAACAGCATGAATCTGACCGGCGGCGGCCACGGACTCGGCGCTCCCGGCAGCTGTGGCCcgaacggcggcggcggcggcggcggcggcggcgacgacggcCCTTACGGCATGCCTGCCGGCAAGAGCCCAGGGCCCATCTTCAGCCATCCCGGCTTTTCCTTCCCGGCCATGGTCGGCAAGTATGCCCAGCACGCCGAGGATCAAG GAATCGACATGACGCAAAGCCCGGGCAGGGACAGTCCGGGTAGCTCGGGCTCGGGCTCGGGCTCTCGGCACTCGACGGCCTCGCTCGACTCGGGCCGCGCGTCGGGCTACCACCTGGGGCCGCGTAGCGCCGGCGCCCTGACCTCCTCGCCGCGCTGCTCCATCAGCTCGCTCGGCAGCCATCCGGACCGGCCGACCGACCTCGACCTCGTCCACGCCTGGCTCGCCGAGCTGCAGTTCGACGAGTACTTTCCGCTCTTCGCGTCGGCCGGCTACGACCTCGCCACCATCACTCGCATGACGCCGGAGGACCTCACGGCCATCG GCATCAAGAAGCCGAACCACAGAAAACGACTCAAGGCAGAGATCGACAACCTGAACGTGGGCGACGGTCTGCCGGAGCACGTGCCGGGCTCTCTCGAGGAGTGGCTCAGGCTGCTCAGGCTCGAGGAGTACCTCGGAGCTCTGCACCAGCAGGGCATGCGCTCGGTCGAGGACGTCACGACGCTCACCTGGGAAGACCTCGAGGACATCGGAATCGTGAGGCTGGGCCATCAGAAGAAGCTGCTGCTCGCCATCAAGCGGGTCAAGGACATCAGGGCCGGCAAGCGCATACAGCCGCTCGATCTCGCGAGACTGCCGCCGCACCCTGGCCACACCCAG GAGGTGGTCATCCAGCGAGGAGGCCCCGACCTGCCTTCGCCGGACGAGGACTGCTCCTCGCCGATCCTCAGGTCGTTCCAGCGGCCGAGCGACTCGCACAACACGAGCAGCCTGAGCAGCAACGGCAACGGCAACAGCAACGGCAACGGCACAGGCAACGGCACAGGCATCGGCACAGGCAACGGCAGCTCCGCCAGCAGCTGCGCCAGCAACAACAGCACGAGCTGGCGCAGCATGTACGCAGCGCTGCCCCAGAGCTGCCTCGAGTATGGCACCCTGAGCCGCGCGCCGAGCCTCATCGTCGGCGGCTCCTCGGTCGGACACTCGCGCGGAAAGTCCCTCGAGAGCCTGGAGGACGTGCCGCTGGGATACCCGCCCTCGCCCGCTCCCCAGTCCCATCATCCGCAGATTCTCGACTGGCGGCCGCGCAGCTACGACGACGGCGACCTCACGCCCACCAACGATCACGCGATCCTCATTGAGAACATCGGCGGCGGCACGCTGCCCAGGCCCCGACACTGCCTCGTTCGACCGAGACCCGTCGCCAAG ATTCAGGCCACGCATCAGGGCTCGTACAAGTCGCTGCCGCGCGACTTCGACAACAAGTACCAGCTTACCTACGGCCACGACAGCAGTCCGAATCTGATGAAGCGCAGACCACCTTCGCCTCCGCGGCGGCAAAGCTCGCGTGACCTGAGCTCCGGATCGCCCATCACGGGAGGCAACAGCGGCAACAACGGCGCCGATGTCGTCATCGACTGTAGTGGCCCTGTGCCCACGAGCACCTGCGACGATCATCACCAGCAGCGGCTCTTGCATCACCAGCACCAGCAGCACGGTCAGTTTCATCACCTGCAGCACCTGACAACACGCTCCTCGTCACCGGCAACGCAGTGTCAGGCCTCGCAAACTCCAGTCGGCAGCTCGACGCCCGCGCAGCTCAGCCGACCGCCCTCGTCGATGTCGCGCAGCTGGGGAAGCGTCAGCGCTAACGTCGCCGAGGAGCACGAGCTCATGGCCACTCTTGCCTCGCAGCATCGGAATGGTTCCGACGCTAGTTTCAAA TCAAGCTCAAGCACTGAATCGGATTCACTGCCATTTGCCAATGAGAATGCTGGCACGATAAAgcagcgcgcggcgcgcgctgcCCAGGAGTACGCCAACAGTCCCAGCCACATTATTTCGCAACAGCATCATCACTCGTCGTCGGTGTCGACGGTGAGTGTCAGCAGCGAGCCCGCCGACGTACTCAGCGACATCGGCAATATGCTGACAAATCTGACGAACGAGCTCGACGCTATGCTGGAAGAGGAGAAGCGGCAGGGCCTCAATCCATAA
- the LOC100120626 gene encoding asparagine synthetase domain-containing protein 1 has protein sequence MCGIFCMINSSANARRESSNPKEPFEWTLCKDMIAARGPDCLNSLEEGLTELWHGHFHASVLWMQGAEPVSQPLVDTDCNILLWNGDVLAGNMHKRGICDSTVVLSALKNSNDIAATVREIKGPFSFCYYQKSSNMLYFARDKFGRHSLLFKINERHDSLVITSVAVKSMPNIEELPAIGIFIADLNYEKVQLKCIPWVEPNERVIKILNDLENRLNIVVNILRSENFPEIENLSLGLIPDSEMGFLKYFKYTNVCSTYDEIMDYLLRQESINETVDRLLIFLEESVRRRVQLIPEFCRNCTGVALMSVEPCKHAKVGLLFSGGLDSAILAVMAHRNINPNETIDLINVAFEKKNNSNYEVPDRITGRKTFNELLKICPNRNFNFIEVNVSEQELKIYRSTQIANLVYPRATVLDDSLACAVWFASRGRGTVYPKKEFYTSSCRVLLLGMGADEQFGGYMRHRTILKHKGWAILTEELQLEFDRISERNLGRDDRMVADHGRQSRLPYLDEDLVQFVQQLAPWERCCPVEKFPPGLGDKLLLRLLARKIKLHEAAKFPKRAFQFGSRIADGKENAKDVSKRL, from the exons atgtgCGGAATATTCTGCATGATAAACAGTAGTGCAAATGCCAGGCGAGAATCTTCAAATCCAAAGGAACCATTTGAG TGGACATTATGCAAAGACATGATAGCAGCTCGAGGACCAGACTGTTTGAACAGCTTGGAAGAAGGTCTGACAGAACTATGGCATGGTCACTTCCATGCAAGTGTATTATGGATGCAAGGTGCAGAGCCAGTTTCACAACCACTTGTTGACACTGACTGCAACATACTTCTTTGGAATGGAGACGTATTGGCTGGTAACATG CACAAGAGAGGCATTTGTGACAGTACAGTTGTTTTATcagctttgaaaaattctaacgatattGCAGCCACAGTAAGGGAGATTAAAGGGCCATTTAGCTTTTGCTATTACCAAAAATCTTCAAACATGTTATACTTTGCTAGGGACAAATTTGGAAGGCATAGCTTACTGTTTAAAATAAACGAGAGACATGACTCATTAGTAATAACATCTGTTGCTGTTAAAAGTATGCCAAATATTGAAGAATTGCCAGCAATTGGAATATTTATAGCAGACTTAAACTATGAAAAAGTGCAGTTAAAATGCATTCCATGGGTGGAACCAAATGAGCGAGTTATCAAAATATTGAATGATTTGGAAAATAGGCTTAATATTGTTGTAAATATTCTTAGATCCGAAAATTTTCCAGAAATAGAAAACTTGTCTTTAGGCCTAATACCTGATTCTGAAATgggatttttaaaatatttcaaatatacCAATGTGTGCTCAACTTATGATGAGATTATGGACTATTTACTGAGACAAGAAAGCATTAACGAAACAGTGGATCGTTTGTTGATATTTTTAGAAGAATCAGTCAGAAGAAGAGTTCAATTAATTCCTGAATTTTGTAGAAACTGTACCGGAGTAGCTCTCATGTCTGTTGAACCTTGCAAACATGCAAAAGTTGGCCTCCTGTTTTCAGGAGGATTAGACTCAGCCATCCTAGCTGTGATGGCTCACAGAAATATTAATCCAAACGAAACAATTGATCTGATTAATGTTgcatttgaaaagaaaaataattcaaattatgAGGTGCCAGACAGAATCACAGGCAGAAAaactttcaatgaattattaaaaatctgCCCTAACaggaatttcaattttatcgAG GTGAATGTTTCAGAAcaggaattaaaaatttataggTCAACACAAATTGCAAATTTAGTTTATCCGCGCGCAACTGTCCTTGATGACAGTTTAGCTTGTGCTGTTTGGTTTGCTAGTAGAGGTAGAGGTACAGTTTACCCCAAAAAGGAATTCTACACATCAAGTTGCAGAGTACTCCTACTTGGAATGGGAGCTGATGAACAGTTTGGTGGATACATGAGACACAGAACGATTTTAAAACATAAAGGATGGGCTATTCTTACAGAAGAACTACAACTTGAATTTGATAGGATTTCAGAAAGAAATTTAGGAAGAGATGATAGAATGGTTGCTGACCATGGGAGACAGTCAAGATTACCCTATTTAGATGAGGATCTCGTTCAGTTTGTGCAACAGCTTGCACCTTGGGAAAG GTGCTGTCCAGTCGAAAAATTTCCACCGGGACTAGGTGATAAGCTGCTATTACGTCTTTTggcaagaaaaataaaattacacgAAGCCGCCAAATTTCCAAAACGAGCTTTTCAATTTGGATCGCGTATAGCCGATGGAAAAGAAAACGCAAAAGATGTATCAAAGCGTTTATAA
- the LOC100678156 gene encoding caskin-1 isoform X2, whose translation MRRISVGGMSRPSKAVTQAKKVAPPAVPNDFRHSGSSFGSAGYASSEDGSCFLPGGLQPHGSGGGVVNSMNLTGGGHGLGAPGSCGPNGGGGGGGGGDDGPYGMPAGKSPGPIFSHPGFSFPAMVGKYAQHAEDQGIDMTQSPGRDSPGSSGSGSGSRHSTASLDSGRASGYHLGPRSAGALTSSPRCSISSLGSHPDRPTDLDLVHAWLAELQFDEYFPLFASAGYDLATITRMTPEDLTAIGIKKPNHRKRLKAEIDNLNVGDGLPEHVPGSLEEWLRLLRLEEYLGALHQQGMRSVEDVTTLTWEDLEDIGIVRLGHQKKLLLAIKRVKDIRAGKRIQPLDLARLPPHPGHTQEVVIQRGGPDLPSPDEDCSSPILRSFQRPSDSHNTSSLSSNGNGNSNGNGTGNGTGIGTGNGSSASSCASNNSTSWRSMYAALPQSCLEYGTLSRAPSLIVGGSSVGHSRGKSLESLEDVPLGYPPSPAPQSHHPQILDWRPRSYDDGDLTPTNDHAILIENIGGGTLPRPRHCLVRPRPVAKIQATHQGSYKSLPRDFDNKYQLTYGHDSSPNLMKRRPPSPPRRQSSRDLSSGSPITGGNSGNNGADVVIDCSGPVPTSTCDDHHQQRLLHHQHQQHGQFHHLQHLTTRSSSPATQCQASQTPVGSSTPAQLSRPPSSMSRSWGSVSANVAEEHELMATLASQHRNGSDASFKSSSSTESDSLPFANENAGTIKQRAARAAQEYANSPSHIISQQHHHSSSVSTVSVSSEPADVLSDIGNMLTNLTNELDAMLEEEKRQGLNP comes from the exons TCGGAGGTATGAGTCGGCCGTCGAAAGCAGTGACCCAGGCTAAGAAGGTAGCGCCGCCCGCGGTGCCCAATGACTTTCGCCACTCGGGCTCGTCCTTCGGCTCTGCCGGCTACGCGAGCAGCGAGGACGGCAGCTGCTTCCTGCCCGGTGGACTGCAGCCGCACGGTTCTGGCGGCGGCGTCGTCAACAGCATGAATCTGACCGGCGGCGGCCACGGACTCGGCGCTCCCGGCAGCTGTGGCCcgaacggcggcggcggcggcggcggcggcggcgacgacggcCCTTACGGCATGCCTGCCGGCAAGAGCCCAGGGCCCATCTTCAGCCATCCCGGCTTTTCCTTCCCGGCCATGGTCGGCAAGTATGCCCAGCACGCCGAGGATCAAG GAATCGACATGACGCAAAGCCCGGGCAGGGACAGTCCGGGTAGCTCGGGCTCGGGCTCGGGCTCTCGGCACTCGACGGCCTCGCTCGACTCGGGCCGCGCGTCGGGCTACCACCTGGGGCCGCGTAGCGCCGGCGCCCTGACCTCCTCGCCGCGCTGCTCCATCAGCTCGCTCGGCAGCCATCCGGACCGGCCGACCGACCTCGACCTCGTCCACGCCTGGCTCGCCGAGCTGCAGTTCGACGAGTACTTTCCGCTCTTCGCGTCGGCCGGCTACGACCTCGCCACCATCACTCGCATGACGCCGGAGGACCTCACGGCCATCG GCATCAAGAAGCCGAACCACAGAAAACGACTCAAGGCAGAGATCGACAACCTGAACGTGGGCGACGGTCTGCCGGAGCACGTGCCGGGCTCTCTCGAGGAGTGGCTCAGGCTGCTCAGGCTCGAGGAGTACCTCGGAGCTCTGCACCAGCAGGGCATGCGCTCGGTCGAGGACGTCACGACGCTCACCTGGGAAGACCTCGAGGACATCGGAATCGTGAGGCTGGGCCATCAGAAGAAGCTGCTGCTCGCCATCAAGCGGGTCAAGGACATCAGGGCCGGCAAGCGCATACAGCCGCTCGATCTCGCGAGACTGCCGCCGCACCCTGGCCACACCCAG GAGGTGGTCATCCAGCGAGGAGGCCCCGACCTGCCTTCGCCGGACGAGGACTGCTCCTCGCCGATCCTCAGGTCGTTCCAGCGGCCGAGCGACTCGCACAACACGAGCAGCCTGAGCAGCAACGGCAACGGCAACAGCAACGGCAACGGCACAGGCAACGGCACAGGCATCGGCACAGGCAACGGCAGCTCCGCCAGCAGCTGCGCCAGCAACAACAGCACGAGCTGGCGCAGCATGTACGCAGCGCTGCCCCAGAGCTGCCTCGAGTATGGCACCCTGAGCCGCGCGCCGAGCCTCATCGTCGGCGGCTCCTCGGTCGGACACTCGCGCGGAAAGTCCCTCGAGAGCCTGGAGGACGTGCCGCTGGGATACCCGCCCTCGCCCGCTCCCCAGTCCCATCATCCGCAGATTCTCGACTGGCGGCCGCGCAGCTACGACGACGGCGACCTCACGCCCACCAACGATCACGCGATCCTCATTGAGAACATCGGCGGCGGCACGCTGCCCAGGCCCCGACACTGCCTCGTTCGACCGAGACCCGTCGCCAAG ATTCAGGCCACGCATCAGGGCTCGTACAAGTCGCTGCCGCGCGACTTCGACAACAAGTACCAGCTTACCTACGGCCACGACAGCAGTCCGAATCTGATGAAGCGCAGACCACCTTCGCCTCCGCGGCGGCAAAGCTCGCGTGACCTGAGCTCCGGATCGCCCATCACGGGAGGCAACAGCGGCAACAACGGCGCCGATGTCGTCATCGACTGTAGTGGCCCTGTGCCCACGAGCACCTGCGACGATCATCACCAGCAGCGGCTCTTGCATCACCAGCACCAGCAGCACGGTCAGTTTCATCACCTGCAGCACCTGACAACACGCTCCTCGTCACCGGCAACGCAGTGTCAGGCCTCGCAAACTCCAGTCGGCAGCTCGACGCCCGCGCAGCTCAGCCGACCGCCCTCGTCGATGTCGCGCAGCTGGGGAAGCGTCAGCGCTAACGTCGCCGAGGAGCACGAGCTCATGGCCACTCTTGCCTCGCAGCATCGGAATGGTTCCGACGCTAGTTTCAAA TCAAGCTCAAGCACTGAATCGGATTCACTGCCATTTGCCAATGAGAATGCTGGCACGATAAAgcagcgcgcggcgcgcgctgcCCAGGAGTACGCCAACAGTCCCAGCCACATTATTTCGCAACAGCATCATCACTCGTCGTCGGTGTCGACGGTGAGTGTCAGCAGCGAGCCCGCCGACGTACTCAGCGACATCGGCAATATGCTGACAAATCTGACGAACGAGCTCGACGCTATGCTGGAAGAGGAGAAGCGGCAGGGCCTCAATCCATAA
- the LOC100679559 gene encoding uncharacterized protein LOC100679559 — MAGALSESAPRPVSVVRVEAEPAAAAVENDLPVQLETEPGPVSPEGSNSSDAVGNVQQQPVRSYASTEAQTEQLSPSLLGCSGAQHQPSHAELLSEELRDARRRERRMRRQHRRAIQRANGAAAAAAAAAAVNGACAAGLPPTYPGLMGPAAGALSTCAGAATTLQPSSALVNAAANAAGVPLVGPGPTVGGFLHPPPPHLGLRGLSLGLPFPVPASVSAFGRDAVPKQCCGLGSPPVRWSILGVGVVGLVCAGAGALLGALRATGRDHIAVALLMIGIGVVLVTVSAVAWRVTSRENCAGFFGLASISGRIPPARPMHPYAAMIYPEFQFRTPPPSYQASMQEYRLRLLLLDRLQPTSSPPPTYRSNAGSCVAGAPSALHHQPLNGSLAAAAAAVAAVHHHQSANAVTTSRESRPPSYCGHRAAVAAGAGPLGNAGQTQQSCSLLVPSKKDANLVRIVQTESEPVILSGDQTPPVAAVEVLAHL; from the exons ATGGCCGGGGCGCTGTCCGAGAGTGCCCCCAGGCCTGTGAGCGTCGTCCGGGTCGAGGCAGAACCGGCTGCAGCGGCCGTCGAGAACGACCTGCCAGTCCAGCTAGAGACGGAGCCAGGGCCCGTCAGCCCGGAGGGCAGCAATTCCAGCGATGCAGTCGGCAATGTCCAGCAGCAGCCGGTCAGGTCGTACGCCTCGACGGAGGCTCAGACCGAGCAGCTCTCGCCGAGCCTCCTCGGCTGTTCCGGGGCCCAGCACCAGCCGAGTCACGCGGAGCTGCTCTCGGAGGAGCTGCGTGACGCGAGGAGACGCGAACGCAGGATGCGCCGCCAGCACCGACGAGCCATACAGCGAGCGAACGGAGCTGCCGCGGctgcggccgccgccgccgcggtgAACGGCGCGTGCGCGGCAGGCTTGCCCCCCACCTACCCGGGCCTCATGGGCCCGGCCGCTGGAGCGCTCTCGACCTGCGCTGGAGCCGCGACTACGCTCCAGCCATCGAGCGCCCTTGTCAACGCTGCTGCCAACGCTGCGGGGGTGCCCCTCGTGGGGCCCGGCCCGACCGTCGGCGGCTTCCTCcacccgccgccgccgcacctGGGCCTCAGGGGCCTCAGCCTCGGACTACCTTTCCCCGTGCCCGCCAGCGTCTCCGCCTTTGGCAG GGACGCGGTGCCGAAGCAGTGCTGCGGCCTGGGCTCGCCGCCCGTGCGCTGGTCCATCCTCGGGGTCGGCGTCGTGGGGCTCGTCTGCGCGGGAGCCGGGGCTCTGCTCGGCGCCCTTCGGGCAACCGGCCGAGACCACATCGCCGTCGCTCTCCTCATGATCG GAATCGGCGTGGTGCTGGTGACGGTGAGCGCGGTGGCCTGGCGGGTGACCAGCCGCGAGAACTGCGCCGGTTTCTTCGGCCTGGCCAGCATCTCGGGCAGGATTCCGCCCGCCCGACCGATGCATCCTTACGCTGCCATGATCTATCCCGAGTTCCAGTTCAGGACTCCTCCGCCGAGCTATCAG GCGAGCATGCAGGAGTACCGGCtgcgtctgctgctgctggaccGGCTGCAGCCCACGtcctcgccgccgccgacgtaCCGTTCGAACGCCGGCAGCTGTGTAGCCGGTGCCCCCTCGGCTCTTCATCATCAGCCGCTGAACGGCAgcctcgccgccgccgctgccgcggtTGCTGCGGTGCATCACCACCAGTCGGCCAACGCGGTGACGACGAGCCGCGAGAGCCGACCTCCCAGCTACTGCGGACACCGCGCTGCCGTCGCGGCCGGCGCCGGCCCTCTGGGCAACGCCGGCCAGACCCAGCAGAGCTGCTCGCTTCTCGTGCCCTCCAAGAAGGATGCGAACCTCGTCAGGATCGTCCAGACCGAGAGCGAGCCCGTCATACTCAGCGGCGACCAGACGCCGCCTGTTGCCGCCGTCGAGGTTCTCGCTCACCTTTAG
- the LOC100678156 gene encoding uncharacterized protein LOC100678156 isoform X1 gives MAITCTGPPPLPPGKRFLQRAPARRQLAVGPSYRSFRDPSLEAWMPAASQREAHEVDDIDGFDLSGIKLCCDDRFSSSSPSRASSFHRGGGKRASIRTANLFRSRSEGQLAAAKKQPGLGDLVATPLDRCIRAIYGSWRNLLQLGGMSRPSKAVTQAKKVAPPAVPNDFRHSGSSFGSAGYASSEDGSCFLPGGLQPHGSGGGVVNSMNLTGGGHGLGAPGSCGPNGGGGGGGGGDDGPYGMPAGKSPGPIFSHPGFSFPAMVGKYAQHAEDQGIDMTQSPGRDSPGSSGSGSGSRHSTASLDSGRASGYHLGPRSAGALTSSPRCSISSLGSHPDRPTDLDLVHAWLAELQFDEYFPLFASAGYDLATITRMTPEDLTAIGIKKPNHRKRLKAEIDNLNVGDGLPEHVPGSLEEWLRLLRLEEYLGALHQQGMRSVEDVTTLTWEDLEDIGIVRLGHQKKLLLAIKRVKDIRAGKRIQPLDLARLPPHPGHTQEVVIQRGGPDLPSPDEDCSSPILRSFQRPSDSHNTSSLSSNGNGNSNGNGTGNGTGIGTGNGSSASSCASNNSTSWRSMYAALPQSCLEYGTLSRAPSLIVGGSSVGHSRGKSLESLEDVPLGYPPSPAPQSHHPQILDWRPRSYDDGDLTPTNDHAILIENIGGGTLPRPRHCLVRPRPVAKIQATHQGSYKSLPRDFDNKYQLTYGHDSSPNLMKRRPPSPPRRQSSRDLSSGSPITGGNSGNNGADVVIDCSGPVPTSTCDDHHQQRLLHHQHQQHGQFHHLQHLTTRSSSPATQCQASQTPVGSSTPAQLSRPPSSMSRSWGSVSANVAEEHELMATLASQHRNGSDASFKSSSSTESDSLPFANENAGTIKQRAARAAQEYANSPSHIISQQHHHSSSVSTVSVSSEPADVLSDIGNMLTNLTNELDAMLEEEKRQGLNP, from the exons ATGGCCATCACCTGTACCGGGCCGCCGCCTCTGCCTCCGGGCAAGCGTTTCCTGCAGCGGGCCCCCGCGCGCAGACAGCTCGCCGTCGGCCCGAGCTACCGGAGCTTCCGGGACCCGAGCCTCGAAGCTTGGATGCCGGCGGCGAGTCAGCGCGAGGCCCACGAGGTCGACGACATCGACGGCTTCGATCTCAGCGGCATCAAGCTCTGCTGTGACGACCGTTTCTCCAGCAGCAGTCCCTCGCGGGCTTCCTCGTTTCACCGCGGAGGCGGCAAGCGCGCCAGCATCCGCACGGCCAACCTCTTCCGCAGCAGATCGGAGGGCCAGTTGGCGGCCGCGAAGAAGCAGCCAGGCTTGGGTGACCTCGTCGCCACGCCTCTCGATCGCTGCATCCGAGCAATTTACGGCAGCTGGCGCAACCTCCTGCAGC TCGGAGGTATGAGTCGGCCGTCGAAAGCAGTGACCCAGGCTAAGAAGGTAGCGCCGCCCGCGGTGCCCAATGACTTTCGCCACTCGGGCTCGTCCTTCGGCTCTGCCGGCTACGCGAGCAGCGAGGACGGCAGCTGCTTCCTGCCCGGTGGACTGCAGCCGCACGGTTCTGGCGGCGGCGTCGTCAACAGCATGAATCTGACCGGCGGCGGCCACGGACTCGGCGCTCCCGGCAGCTGTGGCCcgaacggcggcggcggcggcggcggcggcggcgacgacggcCCTTACGGCATGCCTGCCGGCAAGAGCCCAGGGCCCATCTTCAGCCATCCCGGCTTTTCCTTCCCGGCCATGGTCGGCAAGTATGCCCAGCACGCCGAGGATCAAG GAATCGACATGACGCAAAGCCCGGGCAGGGACAGTCCGGGTAGCTCGGGCTCGGGCTCGGGCTCTCGGCACTCGACGGCCTCGCTCGACTCGGGCCGCGCGTCGGGCTACCACCTGGGGCCGCGTAGCGCCGGCGCCCTGACCTCCTCGCCGCGCTGCTCCATCAGCTCGCTCGGCAGCCATCCGGACCGGCCGACCGACCTCGACCTCGTCCACGCCTGGCTCGCCGAGCTGCAGTTCGACGAGTACTTTCCGCTCTTCGCGTCGGCCGGCTACGACCTCGCCACCATCACTCGCATGACGCCGGAGGACCTCACGGCCATCG GCATCAAGAAGCCGAACCACAGAAAACGACTCAAGGCAGAGATCGACAACCTGAACGTGGGCGACGGTCTGCCGGAGCACGTGCCGGGCTCTCTCGAGGAGTGGCTCAGGCTGCTCAGGCTCGAGGAGTACCTCGGAGCTCTGCACCAGCAGGGCATGCGCTCGGTCGAGGACGTCACGACGCTCACCTGGGAAGACCTCGAGGACATCGGAATCGTGAGGCTGGGCCATCAGAAGAAGCTGCTGCTCGCCATCAAGCGGGTCAAGGACATCAGGGCCGGCAAGCGCATACAGCCGCTCGATCTCGCGAGACTGCCGCCGCACCCTGGCCACACCCAG GAGGTGGTCATCCAGCGAGGAGGCCCCGACCTGCCTTCGCCGGACGAGGACTGCTCCTCGCCGATCCTCAGGTCGTTCCAGCGGCCGAGCGACTCGCACAACACGAGCAGCCTGAGCAGCAACGGCAACGGCAACAGCAACGGCAACGGCACAGGCAACGGCACAGGCATCGGCACAGGCAACGGCAGCTCCGCCAGCAGCTGCGCCAGCAACAACAGCACGAGCTGGCGCAGCATGTACGCAGCGCTGCCCCAGAGCTGCCTCGAGTATGGCACCCTGAGCCGCGCGCCGAGCCTCATCGTCGGCGGCTCCTCGGTCGGACACTCGCGCGGAAAGTCCCTCGAGAGCCTGGAGGACGTGCCGCTGGGATACCCGCCCTCGCCCGCTCCCCAGTCCCATCATCCGCAGATTCTCGACTGGCGGCCGCGCAGCTACGACGACGGCGACCTCACGCCCACCAACGATCACGCGATCCTCATTGAGAACATCGGCGGCGGCACGCTGCCCAGGCCCCGACACTGCCTCGTTCGACCGAGACCCGTCGCCAAG ATTCAGGCCACGCATCAGGGCTCGTACAAGTCGCTGCCGCGCGACTTCGACAACAAGTACCAGCTTACCTACGGCCACGACAGCAGTCCGAATCTGATGAAGCGCAGACCACCTTCGCCTCCGCGGCGGCAAAGCTCGCGTGACCTGAGCTCCGGATCGCCCATCACGGGAGGCAACAGCGGCAACAACGGCGCCGATGTCGTCATCGACTGTAGTGGCCCTGTGCCCACGAGCACCTGCGACGATCATCACCAGCAGCGGCTCTTGCATCACCAGCACCAGCAGCACGGTCAGTTTCATCACCTGCAGCACCTGACAACACGCTCCTCGTCACCGGCAACGCAGTGTCAGGCCTCGCAAACTCCAGTCGGCAGCTCGACGCCCGCGCAGCTCAGCCGACCGCCCTCGTCGATGTCGCGCAGCTGGGGAAGCGTCAGCGCTAACGTCGCCGAGGAGCACGAGCTCATGGCCACTCTTGCCTCGCAGCATCGGAATGGTTCCGACGCTAGTTTCAAA TCAAGCTCAAGCACTGAATCGGATTCACTGCCATTTGCCAATGAGAATGCTGGCACGATAAAgcagcgcgcggcgcgcgctgcCCAGGAGTACGCCAACAGTCCCAGCCACATTATTTCGCAACAGCATCATCACTCGTCGTCGGTGTCGACGGTGAGTGTCAGCAGCGAGCCCGCCGACGTACTCAGCGACATCGGCAATATGCTGACAAATCTGACGAACGAGCTCGACGCTATGCTGGAAGAGGAGAAGCGGCAGGGCCTCAATCCATAA